Below is a window of Lebetimonas sp. JH292 DNA.
TTATTGTTGCAGGATTCAGCAAAGGTGCTTGTAAGGCTCTTGAATATTCACTTAATTACAGTGAAAGAATAAATAAACTGCAGCTACTCTCCCCAGCATTTTTTGATGTGAGTGAAAAATTTATAGAGTTAAATATAAATGCATTTAAAAAAAGTAAAAATGATTATATTAAAAATTTTTTAACTAAAGCAGGCATTAATCAATGGATAATGGAAAATGGAAAGTGGAAAATTGATTTAGAAGATATTGAAATTGATTATAGTTGCACGGAAAAACAATTGTTAGGACTTTTTAC
It encodes the following:
- the bioV gene encoding pimelyl-ACP methyl ester esterase BioV, with amino-acid sequence MKYFNGFCLKNEKKFFKDYLEEKEFIVAGFSKGACKALEYSLNYSERINKLQLLSPAFFDVSEKFIELNINAFKKSKNDYIKNFLTKAGINQWIMENGKWKIDLEDIEIDYSCTEKQLLGLFTFDWEKIRKVKNIKIEVFLGEYDKIISLKKAYKFFKNYSEVYLIKKSNHFLRS